From a region of the Alosa sapidissima isolate fAloSap1 chromosome 9, fAloSap1.pri, whole genome shotgun sequence genome:
- the LOC121718851 gene encoding uncharacterized protein LOC121718851 isoform X5, producing MDLPLNSGGAETRPVDLSVIVKEEDIKEEEYGLMISCQDVKEERDDQEHDYLLEDNEKLLTIVKIEVKEEDEQEQDYLAGSYSKTLQARLEIEVKENDVDEQEHLLGM from the exons ATGGATTTGCCATTGAACTCCGGCGGTGCTGAAACACGTCCGGTTGACCTGAGCGTGATAGTGAAAGAAGAAGACATTAAAGAGGAGGAATATGGTCTTATGATTTCGTGTCAAGATGTGAAGGAAGAACGGGATGACCAAGAGCACGATTATCTGCTCGAAG ACAACGAGAAACTACTTACAATAGTAAAGATTGAAGTGAAGGAGGAGGACGAGCAAGAGCAGGATTATCTTGCTGGGA GTTACAGTAAAACACTGCAGGCAAGATTGGAGATTGAAGTGAAGGAAAATGATGTGGATGAACAAGAGCATCTTCTGGGAA tgtaa
- the LOC121718851 gene encoding uncharacterized protein LOC121718851 isoform X4 produces the protein MDLPLNSGGAETRPVDLSVIVKEEDIKEEEYGLMISCQDVKEERDDQEHDYLLEDNEKLLTIVKIEVKEEDEQEQDYLAGILGVLYKGYSKTLQARLEIEVKENDVDEQEHLLGM, from the exons ATGGATTTGCCATTGAACTCCGGCGGTGCTGAAACACGTCCGGTTGACCTGAGCGTGATAGTGAAAGAAGAAGACATTAAAGAGGAGGAATATGGTCTTATGATTTCGTGTCAAGATGTGAAGGAAGAACGGGATGACCAAGAGCACGATTATCTGCTCGAAG ACAACGAGAAACTACTTACAATAGTAAAGATTGAAGTGAAGGAGGAGGACGAGCAAGAGCAGGATTATCTTGCTGGGA TTTTGGGTGTCCTCTACAAAGGTTACAGTAAAACACTGCAGGCAAGATTGGAGATTGAAGTGAAGGAAAATGATGTGGATGAACAAGAGCATCTTCTGGGAA tgtaa